The nucleotide sequence aGCCAAGTGGCCACCAGCCAGTGTtacatacctatatatagcTTAGTCACACTGCAGATAGCCGAGCCGATCGCAGCGTCCATTCATTCACCTCTTGTACTCCATCCAGCCGAGCGCAATCCACTACTGCACACTACTGTAGGACAGAAACCATTGAGGCTCGTGTACCTACATACGCGCTTCCACGAACACACGTAAAGCCTCCGCAGCCTATTCGCTAATTCGCTTGCAGCTTAAGCGAGTGCGTCGAGCTCCCAACGCGCGGCGCtgcgccgctctctctctctctctctccttttcccGCAAGGTGCTGCTGCCCGCCCAGTAGCCAAGCTCACCTCGACAGGACTCGACTCGTGCTCGGTGTCCGTTGTGTATTATATCGAAATCTTCCAGCAGCAGCTCCCGGAGTGTCGCCTGTAATCTCCTCCGCAGGCCGCCAGAGTAGCAGCGGCAACagctcgagcagcagcagcagccgcgacACCGAGGGAAGCTGCAGCCGCCTCCCGCGACCCTACTCCGGACCTGCAGCTCGCCCGACACCAGCGGCCATGGGTGAGTCCATGTGGGAATGCTGCAGTTGTGTATCCCTCCTTTCCTCACtccatttctctctctttctctctctctctctttctctctctctctctccctcgctctatGTATACATGGCGCCTCTCTGCGCGCTATCTTTGTTTTGGGTCACCGAGCGCGTGATGCTGGGATACCTGACGATGTGCAGTCTACTCTGCCTGTGCCCGTGCACTAACGATCGCACGATCCACGGCGTCTTCTGCGAAGGGCTTCTTACGTCTCTATATGTAGCTATGCACAACTCGCGTACCCCGTATAAGCATATGCTCGGCTCACCGCCGATTTTTCATTCAACGATCGACGAcggctttctttctctcgtatGAGTACTTGCGCGTTTTCTCAAAGGGAAAAGTGGGCCGTCTTTGTATATGTGTCTGCTATAGTTTCTTTCCCTCCCGAGGGGGAGACGCGCGTAGGTGGAGTCTTTTTGGGGGGCGCCCGACAGTCTATTGTTGCTCCGCACTCGAGGGTCACTATGGCAACTTGCCCGATGcttcattaaatatttaatgaaatttgGGTTTCCGGAGCGCGGCGTCTTGTAGCCGACGCTCTCGCTGACAATGGACAGATGCCCTGCGAGCTCTCctcgtttttctttcttcttgcTCTGTTCCAAGCTACAGAAGTGCTGCTCTAGGTACTTCAATGATGGTCTATGAATACCTGTCTATCAGCACAGGTGTTCCGTAATATGCCAATGTTTATATACTTGTACATTCCTATGTATTGTTTGCTGAATTTCTCACAACAGGGCAAGCGatttattttcatgtaaatttGCTTCCTATCAAGTTCGTTCAAGGTGACTTTGGCTATACCTTGAAAAGTAGGTCGACAATTACTTTGCCATTTCATTCAAGGATTAATTAACATGAATTACTTAATTACTCAATTCAAGTATTACATAAATCGTGTTTGATAATGATTCACTGTTAAGATTTTATATAACTACTCTGCTTGCACTCCTGTGTTTACATTGTCTTTGACATGCGATGGGAATATAGATGCACTATCTGTagactttgaaaaatttgcaTGTAAACACTGTCGGAGTGGTTTGTGTTTACATTGGAAGATTAAAAATATCAGTCCTTGATAACTTCTAGATCGaattatattcttattttagaTTAGAAAGGCCAATGAAACTTAATCCTATTGATTTACGATGAGGATCATCCAATCAATCCACTTCATCTATTTCACATGATACAACCATTGCCCCACTCCTGAAAGAATCTAACTAGCCCCTCTTCTAACATCATGATCTGTCACACTGACATATTTGCTGGACGAGTCATGAACACACAGCCATTCAGGAAGTAGTTAGTTGAGGAAAGAGTACCGCTTAGTGCAGTGCTAAAATAGAGATCAATCCAAAGTTTTATTAAATCAGATATACAGTTCAGTAGTCATCAAGTATCCCCGCTTGTGATATTACAAAGCATTTCCACTTACAGTCTTCATGTGTATTCAAGTGTGATCCAACCTTAACCACCTGTAGACCAGTGTTACTTATCTTGCATTTTAATGGCACGCCTTCAAATGCCACATCAATGATTTTTGCTGTGTGACTATGATGTGAATGTTAATAACTTGTCAAATTGACAATGAGTGAAAttagaataaattaattcgaGAGTGAAGAGTACTAAAAGCTACCAGGAGAGCAGAACTGGAGAGGAGTGTGAACACAAGTGTCTGAGCAGATGATCCATTGAAAGATAACGTGTAATCTTATCAAACTTTCCTGGAAATAAGCCTATAGTATAGTATTAGTCAGCACTGGAGCTCCTTACTTATTGACAGTCCAGTTACTCGTGTAGTCTCAGCCTGGCAATACCTTCTTCATTCTAGCTTGTGAATGAATGACTTTATTGTTGTAGTAAAATTACTATAATGGGCAAGAGATCTAATCGTTCAAGTGCTGGCGCAATGCCTCTAAGACGAAAATATGCAAGTGCCATCAGTGTTGATAGATTTTCGGAATACAGTTTACATGCTGATTATCTAAATGATGATGAATCCAGTAAGTTTTCATGCATATGTACACTGTTTATTTATGATCAGCTGATTTGGGGTAGGGGAAAAGACAAAAACCGTATCCGCATTGAGAATATTTAGTGATCAATTGTGGTGATTTCATGTAATCAAGTTTGTAATGTGAATCTTTAATGAAAGTATGAATCATATTCTTGAGGTTATGTTGCtataaaataaagcaaattTTCTTGGAATACAACAggaaatattgtaaatttgattactgaataaattattctagtttataaaaatttagatttttctaCATAGCATTCtagtttttttattactgTGAGTTGGGTTTCTGGTATGTGGATATATACGCTGCCATACTCTAATCACAAAACTCATAGTGTACACAATGTTATCTGAGAAAAACGTTTTCATAGCCCATAGGGAATACTATTATCAATGCTGAaagatattttttgaaatggttTGTGTAACAGGTATTTCATAATACTTCTTTTTGCCattaataaatcaaattatttaataacaaGTTCAGGTTACTCTAGTATTCctttgaataaatttaaaaaaatcggaTAGTCAAGTACCAAAGGGTAATAAAACTCTTTATGCATACAAAGGAGGCTCTTGGCATCAAATAGACTTTTCAGTGTTCGCGCTTGTGACTGCAAGAAGAGACTCTCCAACAATTTAGTTAATTTGACTGTTTTATTGTGCAAGTTTCCTGTTTGGGCAATAAAACTATTGGCTTGGTAGTCAGATTATATAATCACACCCAGGAAAGTTAAACACAAAATACAAATGATTGACCGATAATTGCAAGAGCTGacataaaattcaaaattctttttttctcttctgcaAAAGTCGCAATGCAACTTTCACATTCAATATAGGCACCCTACATTCAGTGTGCCTGTTGGCAAGTAAAAGAATCAAAGTGTGACCTATTTTCCTCTGGCCTATCgcttccaattttttttcatcaaatcCGACATACATTTCCGCATCGCATATCCATTTGGTTGATCAAACTTATCCAATTTATCCTTTTCTGCAGGTAACTTTTGCAACGACTGCATGGCGCGCGTCCCGTACGCGACGCTGATAGCGACGATAATGTGCTGTCTGGGCGTGGGTGTGTTCTGCGGCACGATGTACCGAGGAGCAACCCTCAGCGTCCTGATGATGGACCAGGTCTTCCGTCTGCGACTCGGCTGGCTTGAGGCGGTACAACTGATCTTCGCGACGATCGGCGCCAGCATGTCAGCTCTCGGCTTCATGATCCTCTGCGTCGGATGCCTCGCCACTGGGGCCACCCGTACCAAGGTCTATCGCGCCTGGAGGACTCGCGTTGGAGGTCGAATCTCCTGTGCTGTCGTGAGTATTCTGTCGTTGCTAAGAGTGATTGTCTCTTAGAGAGTTTTTGGATTTAATCgttgattttttgtttgcagtTTATGACCATCACCTACATCCTGCAGCTGTTTTGGCTCTTGATCTTTGCTTTCCTGGTCGTGACCACCTTCATCTTCACCATGTTCTGGTTACTCTGCAGTAACCCGCGGGTCACGGAACTAAATCAGTGCATCGATCTCACTCAATTCAGTGAGTACAAGAAAGTCTGCATTTCGAGATTGCAAAAATCGATGACGAATCAACTAAACTGTTCCATTGTTTATTCCAAATAGGCTTCATGTTCCCGAACAATACGAAGGTCGATGAAATGCAGATCTGCGGCGCGCAGGAGGTTAAGCTCTTCTGCAAAGACTACGTCGAGAAAGCCGAGATAATGTTCGTTCTGGCAACGATCGCGACAATTCTCGTGATCCTGAGCTTGGTACACTATCTGATGTGTCTGTCAGCCAACTACGCGCATATTCGCGACCACGAGAAGTTCCAGGAACTCCAAGAGTTGCAGTACCTCCAAGACCCCGGTGATCCGGATTCTCCCCAGCCTGGAATGGGCACGCTCGGCTCCCACCACCGCGGCAAGGACAGGTTCTAGGATACGGCCCGCGAGATCTTCGCTATGAATCCCCTGTAAGAGCATCAGCATCCATCATCAAACCAATTTTCGACGCTCGCGTTCTCCAAGAGCCGATGAGTCGACGATTGCGGACCTGAGCAACTCTGAGCAGCACTTCATTCTTCCGTTACCCTCGCTTCCGTACTGCACCACAAACTCTCTTTTGATATCTTTGATATTATTTAccaggagagaaagaaaacaaGAGGTAACGTCAATTCGCACACATGACTTTCATTTCGACCCGTTTAAAGTTCGATGCCACCTCGTGTACAAAAGATGAAAGAAGCAAAAGCAAAACGACAAAAGTATTATTAACGAATAACGCTCAGGCATGCCCACGTCCGCTTACGGGGAGAGTTAACTCGCCACTTGGCGATCGATCGATCTAATTATGgcactattattattgtatttcTCATTGGGGGTCCGAGGAGCGGCGCTTGATCGCGCATTTCTCCTTATGGCTCCCCGTCGACGGTCACTAATTGTCGCAGTGCTTGTTAACCGACCGGAGGATCTTGCGGGAACACTCTATGCCGTCCATTAATCCGCGACTCTTTTAGATGTCTATAGCACTATTATTGTGTTTCGGGCGTCGATTTACATTAGAATTTAAGAAGATATGAAATACAAAGGGCCCTTTCGCTTCGATTGAGTAAACCCTCTTCTCGCCAAAAGGCATGTGGGAGCTAAAGCTATTTCGTATTTCAAATGCcgaaaaaaaacgtaaaagcctaataaattaaagttaatattgatggaaattcaaataatataattttccaTTATGcgctttattttaaaagtttcaaGGACcagaaaaatagtgtttttagcTCCCACATTCCCTTACGTGTCTCCGAGACAGCTATTACCTTCCATTTTTCTCGAGCGCACTATTCATTTCGTCACAACCTGCGATCGCGCTTTGCGCTGTACAATTCCATATAATGTGTAtcgttgataaaaaaaaagactaTGAATGAAAGTAAAAGAGGAAGGCAACACGTAAGTTTTGCTCGTTTCACTCAAACGATAACAAAGGGCTTTTGCGTCTCCTGAGACGGGTGATGAAAGTCAATTGCTCGCCAACTGAGTACAGGCTCTATAGAAAATGAATTTCTCTCGAGCATTGTCCGGTGTGATTTACTAACAGC is from Nasonia vitripennis strain AsymCx chromosome 1, Nvit_psr_1.1, whole genome shotgun sequence and encodes:
- the LOC100122772 gene encoding neuronal membrane glycoprotein M6-a isoform X2, which encodes MGNFCNDCMARVPYATLIATIMCCLGVGVFCGTMYRGATLSVLMMDQVFRLRLGWLEAVQLIFATIGASMSALGFMILCVGCLATGATRTKVYRAWRTRVGGRISCAVFMTITYILQLFWLLIFAFLVVTTFIFTMFWLLCSNPRVTELNQCIDLTQFSFMFPNNTKVDEMQICGAQEVKLFCKDYVEKAEIMFVLATIATILVILSLVHYLMCLSANYAHIRDHEKFQELQELQYLQDPGDPDSPQPGMGTLGSHHRGKDRF
- the LOC100122772 gene encoding neuronal membrane glycoprotein M6-a isoform X1; the protein is MGKRSNRSSAGAMPLRRKYASAISVDRFSEYSLHADYLNDDESSNFCNDCMARVPYATLIATIMCCLGVGVFCGTMYRGATLSVLMMDQVFRLRLGWLEAVQLIFATIGASMSALGFMILCVGCLATGATRTKVYRAWRTRVGGRISCAVFMTITYILQLFWLLIFAFLVVTTFIFTMFWLLCSNPRVTELNQCIDLTQFSFMFPNNTKVDEMQICGAQEVKLFCKDYVEKAEIMFVLATIATILVILSLVHYLMCLSANYAHIRDHEKFQELQELQYLQDPGDPDSPQPGMGTLGSHHRGKDRF